A stretch of Candidatus Eisenbacteria bacterium DNA encodes these proteins:
- a CDS encoding T9SS type A sorting domain-containing protein, which produces MRLPTIQVLTAAVLLLAPAVGRADLSPYAQTFEGLVQSDPGALAGNGWLVFANVFSPDHSTYYYGYGPFPAPNGGPGFSGIDIGQGSTDQGVQQLVVYNDYNNGHHAAGFQIEANVFQQQTIGAPDVGNTWVFRFDAKLGNLMPPSTALAFIKTLDPNNGYAMTNFITFDTTNLPTTWSTNSIAISIGPSLVGQILQFGFANTASNYVGSGVFYDNLSFAMPPVPVEFDFAPGTLNLTSRGVWVTGYVEPPAPYMASDIDVSSVLLNGLVPVDPSAPSELGDYDFDGIPDLMVKFDRLAVQLVLTEGDQVPVEITGTIGGRSFAGTDDVRVRQAAITAPTAGSVLSSGGVTQVMWEVPSGVTAESVALYYSSDGGSHWTLAADGLPNTGSYEWTVPAEATDAAKVAIVLVESADAEGALMAGVLGESEAFRITGTVGVGNGGSVAFALRGVFPNPAKDVLRVSFSLRNNSAATLSLFDVTGRQVAERRVDGLGAGWHVIELGGSRLPAGVYVIRLTQGGHTLAARAALVP; this is translated from the coding sequence ATGAGACTCCCCACCATCCAAGTCCTGACGGCGGCCGTCCTGCTCCTCGCACCGGCCGTAGGACGCGCCGATCTGTCCCCCTACGCGCAAACTTTCGAAGGCCTGGTGCAGTCGGATCCGGGAGCCCTCGCCGGCAACGGCTGGCTCGTGTTCGCGAATGTGTTCAGCCCGGATCACTCGACGTACTACTACGGCTACGGTCCGTTCCCCGCGCCCAACGGGGGGCCCGGCTTTTCCGGGATCGACATCGGCCAGGGGAGCACCGACCAAGGCGTCCAGCAACTCGTCGTCTATAACGACTACAACAACGGGCATCACGCGGCAGGGTTCCAGATCGAAGCAAACGTCTTCCAGCAGCAGACGATCGGCGCCCCGGACGTCGGCAATACGTGGGTGTTCCGGTTCGACGCCAAGCTGGGGAATCTGATGCCGCCATCGACCGCGCTGGCGTTCATCAAGACGCTCGACCCCAACAACGGCTACGCGATGACGAACTTCATCACGTTCGACACGACGAACCTGCCCACGACCTGGAGCACCAATTCGATCGCGATCTCGATCGGGCCCAGCCTGGTCGGTCAGATCTTGCAGTTCGGCTTCGCCAATACGGCGTCGAACTACGTGGGCTCCGGAGTGTTCTACGACAATCTGTCGTTTGCCATGCCCCCGGTGCCAGTCGAGTTCGACTTCGCTCCCGGGACGCTCAACCTCACGTCCAGGGGGGTGTGGGTGACCGGGTACGTCGAGCCGCCCGCTCCCTACATGGCGAGCGACATCGACGTGTCGTCCGTTCTCCTCAATGGCTTGGTGCCCGTCGATCCGTCGGCCCCGAGCGAGCTGGGTGACTACGACTTCGACGGGATTCCGGACCTGATGGTGAAGTTCGACCGGCTGGCGGTGCAGCTCGTCTTGACCGAGGGGGACCAGGTCCCGGTCGAGATCACGGGCACGATCGGCGGCCGCTCCTTCGCGGGCACTGACGACGTGCGCGTTCGCCAGGCCGCCATCACGGCGCCCACCGCCGGCAGCGTGCTGAGCTCGGGCGGTGTAACGCAGGTCATGTGGGAGGTTCCGAGCGGCGTGACCGCCGAGTCCGTCGCCCTCTACTACTCGAGCGACGGCGGGAGCCACTGGACGTTGGCGGCCGACGGTCTGCCGAACACCGGCAGCTACGAGTGGACGGTGCCGGCGGAAGCAACCGACGCCGCGAAGGTCGCGATCGTTCTGGTCGAGTCTGCGGACGCCGAGGGCGCCCTGATGGCTGGCGTGCTGGGCGAGAGCGAGGCATTCCGGATCACCGGGACGGTGGGCGTGGGAAATGGCGGGTCGGTCGCGTTCGCGCTGCGTGGCGTCTTTCCCAACCCAGCGAAGGATGTGCTGCGCGTGAGCTTCAGCCTCCGGAACAACTCGGCCGCGACTTTGTCGCTGTTCGACGTGACTGGCCGTCAGGTTGCGGAGCGGCGCGTGGACGGGCTGGGTGCGGGCTGGCACGTGATCGAGCTCGGCG